Genomic DNA from Leifsonia sp. AG29:
GGTGTTGTAGTTCTTCCAGTATGTGAGGGCGTACTGGAGCTGCTTGTCGACCGGGGTCTGCACCTGGTAGTCGTACGTCTTGCCGTCGGTGGGGACGGGCTTCCCGTCCTTGGCGGTGACCGTCACCGGTACCTGACCCGGCTGGAAGTTCTGGGCCGCCGGGACCTGCGCCACGATCTTGTCGGCGCTCGTCTCGGTCACCGTTGCCGGCTGGCCGCCGATCTGGACCGCTCCGATGGAGGCGAGCCCGCTGCCCGTGATCGTCACCGTGCCGCCCGACACGCTGCCTGCGGCGGGCTCGATCGACGAGACGGCGGTGCTCTGGGGCGTCGGCGTGGTCGCAGCGTGCGCGATGGCCTTGGTGACCGGCGAGGGTTCGCCGGCGCAACCCGTGAAGACGAGAGCGACCGCCGCGGCGACGGCGGCCGCGGAGAGGATGCGGGTTCTGAGAGGACTCATACGACCTTTGGGCGAATAGACAGACACGGGTACGGCCGCGCCCACGGTACTCCCGCTTCCTTTGCGCCACCTGGATGGGGGACGCGGCCGGGTGTACGACGGTGGTGCCGCCGCGGGAAACCGCGGGTCCACGGGCCCGTTCGCCCCTGGCGAACGGGCCCCGGAGGCGGGGTTCACGCGTTGCTCGACAAGGCGCACTGGGTGTAACTTTGCAGTCTCCGCAATTTTCTTTCGGCCCCACACCGGTGTGACGCCCCGCGTGCTTCGGGCGTCCCCTGACGACTCTCGACTCGGAGACTGATGTCCAGCGAAACACGAGCGGCGACCGCCGCACCCCAGCCGATCATGTCGCACCGGGAGATCCTCTTCGTGATCTTCGGTCTCATGGCCGGCATGTTCCTCTCCGCCCTCGACCAGACCGTGGTCGGCACGGCGATCCGCACCATCGGCGACGACCTCCACGGCCTCAGCCAGCAGGCGTGGGTGACCACCGGCTACCTGATCCTCTCGACGATCTCGACGCCGATCTACGGCAAGCTCTCCGACATCTTCGGTCGCCGGCCGCTGTTCATCATCGCGATCGTCATCTTCATCGTCGGCTCGATCCTCGCGTCCTTCTCCACCTCGATGATCGAGCTGGCCGCCTTCCGGGCCATCCAGGGCCTCGGCGCCGGCGGTCTGATGTCGATGCCGCTCGCGATCATGGGCGACATGCTAGCGCCGCGCGAGCGCGCCCGCTATCAGGGCTACTTCCTCGCCGTCTTCGGCATCTCGAGCCTCGTCGGCCCGCTCGTCGGCGGCCTCTTCGCCGGGGCCGACCAGATCCTGTGGATCGCCGGCTGGCGCTGGGTGTTCCTCATCAACGTGCCGATCGGCATCATCGCCCTCGCCATGGTGCTGCGCTTCCTCCACCTGCCGAAGCGCTCGCGGGGGTCCGCCCGCATCGACTGGTGGGGCGCGGCCGGCGTGATCGTCGCCCTCGTCCCGCTCCTCCTCGTCGCCGAGCAGGGCCGCGAGTGGGGCTGGGCCAGCGCCGCGTCGATCTCCTGCTACGTGATCGGCGGGATCGGCATCATCGCCTTCATCCTGATCGAGATCGCCATGAAGGACGACGCGCTCATCCCGATCAAGCTGTTCCGCTCGAGCACCTTCTCGATGGCCACGGTCATGGGTGTGCTCGTCGGCTTCGGCATGTTCGGCGCCATGCTGACGCTGCCGCTCTACCTGCAGATCGTCCTCGGTTCGACGCCGACCGTGTCGGGCCTCCAGCTGCTGCCGATGATCCTCGGCCTCATGATCTCCTCGATCGCCTCCGGCCAGATCATCTCCCGCACCGGCCACTACCGCCAGTTCCCGATCATCGGCACGGCGATGCTCGCGGGCGGGTTCTTCTACCTGACGTTCCTCAAGTACGACAGCTCGTACTGGTTCGTCGCCGGCGCGATGCTCCTCATCGGCCTGGGTCTCGGCCAGTTGATGCAGACGCTGACGATCGCGAGCCAGAACTCGGTCGGGCTGCGCGACATGGGTGTGGCGACCAGCGCCTCCACGTTCTTCCGCCAGATCGGTGGAACGCTCGGTACGGCCGTGTTGCTCTCCCTCCTGTTCACGGTCTTCCCGGCGAACATCCAGGGCTCGCTCGCCGACAAGGGGACCCTCAGCGACGCGCTCGACGCCGCGCTGACCCCGTCGGTCGCGAGTGCCCCGGAGAACAAGCAGATCATGGACACGATCTACTCCAAGTTCACGGTGCCGATCGAGAAGAACGCCCAGGCCGCCGCCCACGCGGCCGGTGTCCAGCAGGCCGTGGCCAAGGGCGTCCCGCAGAGCGTCGCGGAGCAGGCCGTGCCGGCCGAGCCGATCGACTTCTCGAACGAGACGCAGCGTCAGGCCGTCGTCGACAAGGCCGTTCCCACCATCCAGGCCCAGTTCGACAAGGCCGGGACGTCGTCGAGCACCAGCTCGTCGATCAACGACACGTCGTTCCTGAACAACGCCGACCCGCGGCTCACCAAGCCGTTCCTCGTCGGATTCAGCGAGTCGGCCGTCCAGGTGTACTGGGTCGCCATGGTCGTCGTGCTCCTGGCCTTCATCCTGTCGCTGTTCTTCAAGACGCCGCCGCTGCGTGCGAAGTCCGCGCTGCAGGAGGCCGCCGACGACGCCGCGTCCGAGCGCGCTGCCGCGGAGGATCGGGACCGCGTTCCCGTCGGTGCGGTGGCCTCGGCTGCCGACGACGACGAGGAGTACGACACCGGCATCCTGGCGAATCGCGCCGCGAACGAGCTCGGTGCGCTCGTGGAGCCCGGAGCCGACACCGCGTCGGTCCGCGCGCAGCGCCCGCGGCCCGCGATCGACTGAGCCGCACCCCTGCGGAACGGCCGTCACCCCTCGCGGGTGGCGGCCGTTCCCGTTTGCGCCCGACGAGCAGCGCAGCGGTCGTAGGCTGATCCCATGCACGGTGAGTACAAGGTCCCCGGGGGCAAGCTCGTCGTCGTCGACCTCGACGTGGTCGATGGCCGGATCGCCGACTTCCAGCTCGCGGGCGACTTCTTCCTCGAGCCCGACACGGCCCTGGAGGCGATCAACGGCGCGGTGGAGGGCCTCTCCGCCGACACCGACGCGAAGACCATCGCGGCGGCCGTCCGCGACGCCCTCCCCGACGGGGCGCTCCTCCTCGGCTTCTCGCCCGAGGCCGTCGCCGTCACCGTCCGCCGGGCGCTCGCCCGCGCGACGAGCTGGCGCGACTACGACTGGGAGATCGTGCACTCGAAGGCGGTCTCGCCGCAGATGCACCTGGCCCTCGACGAGGTGCTCACGAACGAGGTCGGCGAGGGCCGGCGCGGTCCCACCCTCCGCATCTGGGAGTGGGAGGAGCCGGCGGTCGTCATCGGCAGCTTCCAGTCCGTCAAGAACGAGGTCGATCCCGAGAACGCCGCGAGGTACGGCATCCAGGTCGTGCGGCGCATCTCGGGAGGCGGCGCCATGTTCATGGAGGCGGGCTCGGTCGTCACCTACTCCATCTACGCGCCGGCCGACCTCGTGCAGGGCATGAGCTTCGCCGACAGCTACGCGTTCCTCGACGAGTGGGCCATCGTCGCGCTGAAGTCGCTCGGCATCGACGCCGTCTACCAGCCGCTCAACGACATCACGAGCCCGTCGGGCAAGATCGGCGGCGCCGCGCAGAAGCGCCTCGGATCGGGCGCGGTGCTCCACCACGTCACCATGAGCTACGACATGGACGGCCAGAAGATGACGGAGGTGCTCCGGATCGGCCGCGAGAAGATCAGCGACAAGGGCATCGCCTCCGCCGTCAAGCGCGTCGACCCGCTCCGCAGCCAGACGGGCCTCACCCGCGCCGAGATCATCGAGCAGCTCAAGCTCACGTTCCGCAGCCTCTACGGGGCGATCGACGGCGACATCACGGACGCCGAGTACGCCGCCGCCGAGCGGCTCGTCGCGGAGAAGTTCGCCACCGACGAGTGGCTCTACCGCGTGCCCTGAGCCGCCGGGCCGCGGGCCGGGGCGCGGAAACACGCCGCCGCCGCACACAGCATCCTCAGAGGATCCCCAGAGGGGACGGCTACCCGCCCCGGTAACCTGGACGACGTGAATTTCTGGGTCGTCGGAACACTCGTGGTGCTCATCGCCGTCCTCGTCGTCGCCGCGAAGCTCGGCTGGATCGACCTCTCGAACAAGTCGAAGCGCGGGTCCGGCACCATGAGCGGCGCGATCGGAGGGTCGTTCGACGAGATCTTCGCGCCGGCGCGGCACGAGGCCCAGCAGGAGCTCGACCGGCAGTCGCTCCTCCCGGCGCCGGCGCCTCTTCCGGGCGACGGCGACAAGGGCGTGTGGGACGGCGGCAAGATCACGATCGACGTCGGCACGGCCGGCCGCGGCCAGCGCGCGGAGGGCCGGGCGCCCAGCGAGGACGGCCGCGCTAGCGCGCCTGCAGGTCGGCGTAGTCGGGATGCTCGCTGATCCAGTGCCGGACGTAGGGGCACGCGGCGATCACGCGGAGCCCGGTGTTGTCCCGCACGTCGTCGAGCGCGGCCTGCACGAGCGTCGACGCCATGCCCTTCTCGCGCTTCTCGGGGTCGACCTCGGTGTGCGTGAAGACGATCGCGTCGCTGCGATGCTCGTACTCCGCGACGCCGATCACCTCCCCCTCGCGGACGATCACGTAACGGGACTGCTCCGGCTGGTTCTCGACGGTCAGCGTCATGGGATCAACGCTAGCCCCTGCCGACCCGGCACCGCCCGGTGGGCGAGAATGGGAGCATGTCGCAGCCCCTCCCCGCGGATCGGACCGCACCCGGCCGGCCGCCGGCGTGGCGTGCGGACGGCCCCAGCACGGTCGTGCGCGGCGACAACCTGGAGGCGGTGGCGACCCTCCCCGACGGCGCCTTCCGCCTGATCTACCTCGACCCTCCCTTCAACACGGGGCGCTCGCAGGCCCGGCGCAGCACGACATCGGTCCGGTCGGAGGGAGGAGCCGGCTCGGTGATCGGCTTCAAGGGCCGCAGCTACGAACGGATCAAGGGCGACCTGCTCCAGTACGACGACCGGTTCGACGACTACTGGGCCTTCCTCGAGCCGCGGCTCATCGAGGCCTGGCGCCTGCTCGCGACCGACGGCACCCTGTACCTCCACCTGGACTACCGGGAGGCGCACTACGCGAAGGTGCTGCTCGACGCGCTCTTCGGCCGGGAGTCGTTCCTCAACGAGATCATCTGGGCCTACGACTACGGCGCGAAGCCGAAGAACCGCTGGCCGGCGAAGCACGACACGATCCTCGTGTACGTGAAGGACCCCTCCTCGTACCTGTTCGACTCGGCCGCCGTCGAGCGGGAGCCGTACATGGCGCCAGGCCTCGTCACACCCGAGAAGGCCGAGCTCGGCAAGCTGCCCACGGACGTGTGGTGGCACACCATCGTCTCGCCCACGGGCCGCGAGAAGACCGGCTACCCCACGCAGAAGCCGGAGGGCGTGCTGCGCCGGATCCTCCAGGCGTCGAGCCGCGAGGGCGACTGGGTGCTCGACTTCTTCGCCGGGAGCGGCACGACGGGCGCGGTGGCCGCCGCGCTCGGGAGGCGGTTCCTCCTCGTCGACAGCAACCCGGCGGCGATCGAGGTCATGCGCGCGCGCTTCGCGACCGCCGACCCGCCCGTCCTCTTCGCCGATTGAGGGCGTCCTTTCCGATGTCGTTCAGGACCTTGTGGGAGGGTGGTTGACTATGCGACCCGGTCTCCGAGCCCTTCCTTTCCTGTGGGGAGCCCTGGCAGCCGCAGCCGCGTTCGCGGTCGTCTACCTCGTCTTCGTGCAGAGCTACATGGGCCAGGTCATCGACGAGAAGGCCTTCGCCGGGGCCGACGCCTGGAAGGGCGGTCTCATCGACTTCGCGCACACCTTCCTGAACGCGCTCCCCATCGCGGCCGTCGTGATCGGCGCCGTGCTCGCCATCATCATCGTGCTGGTGCGGCGCAACTGGCTCGTCTTCGCGATCGCCGTGGGCGCCGCCATCGCCGCCAACGTGAGCACCCAGCTGCTGAAGTACACCGTGCTGTCGCGTCCGTCGAAGGGCGTCGACGTCGGCCTCTCCAACTCGCTCCCCTCCGGGCACACCGCCGTCGCCGCCTCCGCCGCGCTCGTCGTGTTCCTCGTCGTCTCCCCCCGCTTCCGGCCGCTCACCGCGGTGATCGGGTCGGTCTTCGCGATCGCGGCGGGCGCCTCCACCCTCGTCGAGCAGTGGCACCGCCCGAGCGACGTCGTCGCGGCCATGCTCGTGGTTGCGTTCTGGGGCTGCATCGCGGGGATGCTGCTCGCGAGCCTGCGACTGCCACCCGCCCAGCCTCCGGTCCGCAGCCGCCTGTGGCCGCTCGTCTGGGCGGCGGCCGTGTGCGCGATCGGGTCGATCGCCGCCCTGGCCGTCACCTTCTTCTCGGCGAAGACGGGGTCGTCTCACCTCTTCATCGCCTATGCGGGCGGCGTCGCCGCCATCGTCGCGACCGGGTTCGCACTCGCTGCCGGCGGCAACCGGCTCTACCGGGCGCTCGGCTGACGCTGGAGGCGCGCGTCAGCCCCGCGAGGCGAAGCGCGCGTCGAGCCAGGCCGTGAGGTCGGCGAAGACCTCGGCCCGGTTGGTCTCGTTGTAGACCTCGTGCCGCGCCCCCGGGTAGACGATCGCCGTCACGTCGCTGAGCCCGGAGCGCACCCGGTACGCGCGCTCCAGCTTGCGGGCGCTGGCCTCGCCTCCCAGGGGGTCGTCGGAGCCGACCTGGATGAGCAGCGGCAGGTCGCGCGTCAAGTCACGGGCCGGTCTCCCGAGCAGACGGGCCGCGTCGGCCATGCCGAAGAGTTTCTGCAGCGGGGTCAGTGTGGTGAGCGGGTCGTCGATGAACGCCTGTGCGACGGCGGGATCGCGGCTCAGCCACTCCGCACCGGTCGCACCGAGGTGCGCGTGCCGCTTGTTGAGGTCGCCGCTGTTCATGGAGCCGACCACCCGATAGGCCGTCCCCGACAGGACCGCCGCGTCGTAGTCCTCGCTGTGCCGGTTGAGCACCATCTGGGCCATGAGCGAACCCCAGCTGTGGCCGATCAGCACGAGCGGGAGGTCGGGGTTCTCGTCGCGGATGAGCGCCGTGAATCCGCGCAGGTCGCGGATGGCCGCGCGCAGCCCCCCCGGCCCGAGCCTCCCGAGCCTGGAGTGGTCGCCGCCCCACTGCTCGAGCCCGGTCCGGCCGTGGC
This window encodes:
- a CDS encoding amidase domain-containing protein; translation: MSPLRTRILSAAAVAAAVALVFTGCAGEPSPVTKAIAHAATTPTPQSTAVSSIEPAAGSVSGGTVTITGSGLASIGAVQIGGQPATVTETSADKIVAQVPAAQNFQPGQVPVTVTAKDGKPVPTDGKTYDYQVQTPVDKQLQYALTYWKNYNTAQFGDLNPVGGDCANFVSQTLLARGWQMNGEWYNRNAAASWSPAWGYVPAMDNYFRENAAQLGLTEYSFDQRDKIKVGDIVMFDWNNNDSLDHVQIVSGVQNVNGKIKILMAGHNEDSDYRDLDEAITVDHPGGTGHFWSLSK
- a CDS encoding MDR family MFS transporter, with the translated sequence MSSETRAATAAPQPIMSHREILFVIFGLMAGMFLSALDQTVVGTAIRTIGDDLHGLSQQAWVTTGYLILSTISTPIYGKLSDIFGRRPLFIIAIVIFIVGSILASFSTSMIELAAFRAIQGLGAGGLMSMPLAIMGDMLAPRERARYQGYFLAVFGISSLVGPLVGGLFAGADQILWIAGWRWVFLINVPIGIIALAMVLRFLHLPKRSRGSARIDWWGAAGVIVALVPLLLVAEQGREWGWASAASISCYVIGGIGIIAFILIEIAMKDDALIPIKLFRSSTFSMATVMGVLVGFGMFGAMLTLPLYLQIVLGSTPTVSGLQLLPMILGLMISSIASGQIISRTGHYRQFPIIGTAMLAGGFFYLTFLKYDSSYWFVAGAMLLIGLGLGQLMQTLTIASQNSVGLRDMGVATSASTFFRQIGGTLGTAVLLSLLFTVFPANIQGSLADKGTLSDALDAALTPSVASAPENKQIMDTIYSKFTVPIEKNAQAAAHAAGVQQAVAKGVPQSVAEQAVPAEPIDFSNETQRQAVVDKAVPTIQAQFDKAGTSSSTSSSINDTSFLNNADPRLTKPFLVGFSESAVQVYWVAMVVVLLAFILSLFFKTPPLRAKSALQEAADDAASERAAAEDRDRVPVGAVASAADDDEEYDTGILANRAANELGALVEPGADTASVRAQRPRPAID
- a CDS encoding lipoate--protein ligase family protein is translated as MHGEYKVPGGKLVVVDLDVVDGRIADFQLAGDFFLEPDTALEAINGAVEGLSADTDAKTIAAAVRDALPDGALLLGFSPEAVAVTVRRALARATSWRDYDWEIVHSKAVSPQMHLALDEVLTNEVGEGRRGPTLRIWEWEEPAVVIGSFQSVKNEVDPENAARYGIQVVRRISGGGAMFMEAGSVVTYSIYAPADLVQGMSFADSYAFLDEWAIVALKSLGIDAVYQPLNDITSPSGKIGGAAQKRLGSGAVLHHVTMSYDMDGQKMTEVLRIGREKISDKGIASAVKRVDPLRSQTGLTRAEIIEQLKLTFRSLYGAIDGDITDAEYAAAERLVAEKFATDEWLYRVP
- a CDS encoding GNAT family N-acetyltransferase, yielding MTLTVENQPEQSRYVIVREGEVIGVAEYEHRSDAIVFTHTEVDPEKREKGMASTLVQAALDDVRDNTGLRVIAACPYVRHWISEHPDYADLQAR
- a CDS encoding DNA-methyltransferase — translated: MSQPLPADRTAPGRPPAWRADGPSTVVRGDNLEAVATLPDGAFRLIYLDPPFNTGRSQARRSTTSVRSEGGAGSVIGFKGRSYERIKGDLLQYDDRFDDYWAFLEPRLIEAWRLLATDGTLYLHLDYREAHYAKVLLDALFGRESFLNEIIWAYDYGAKPKNRWPAKHDTILVYVKDPSSYLFDSAAVEREPYMAPGLVTPEKAELGKLPTDVWWHTIVSPTGREKTGYPTQKPEGVLRRILQASSREGDWVLDFFAGSGTTGAVAAALGRRFLLVDSNPAAIEVMRARFATADPPVLFAD
- a CDS encoding phosphatase PAP2 family protein codes for the protein MRPGLRALPFLWGALAAAAAFAVVYLVFVQSYMGQVIDEKAFAGADAWKGGLIDFAHTFLNALPIAAVVIGAVLAIIIVLVRRNWLVFAIAVGAAIAANVSTQLLKYTVLSRPSKGVDVGLSNSLPSGHTAVAASAALVVFLVVSPRFRPLTAVIGSVFAIAAGASTLVEQWHRPSDVVAAMLVVAFWGCIAGMLLASLRLPPAQPPVRSRLWPLVWAAAVCAIGSIAALAVTFFSAKTGSSHLFIAYAGGVAAIVATGFALAAGGNRLYRALG
- a CDS encoding alpha/beta fold hydrolase, whose translation is MQQQDEKDRIFVADDGVRLHYDVYAARGAEEGPRAAVQVSHGVGEHAGRYSALGEHLTAAGYTVYADDHRGHGRTGLEQWGGDHSRLGRLGPGGLRAAIRDLRGFTALIRDENPDLPLVLIGHSWGSLMAQMVLNRHSEDYDAAVLSGTAYRVVGSMNSGDLNKRHAHLGATGAEWLSRDPAVAQAFIDDPLTTLTPLQKLFGMADAARLLGRPARDLTRDLPLLIQVGSDDPLGGEASARKLERAYRVRSGLSDVTAIVYPGARHEVYNETNRAEVFADLTAWLDARFASRG